Proteins found in one Candidatus Poribacteria bacterium genomic segment:
- a CDS encoding M14 family metallocarboxypeptidase, producing the protein MRNYTEATERLKNLDVRIEQLGTAHNYPIHQIHLASSAHTPQRVLITGGMHGDEPAGVEAVLQFLERDNTSRLNKFSFLIIPCINPYGYVHNTRETRDGIDINRAFETEDVAEVAIVKKALGKTQFSLTIDFHEDYDATGFYLYEGKRNEKYIGPQLAVAAKAIGSIDPNDPGEDAPDLAEGVYKVANSWGTQGLAPYLLHFHSEHVIISETPTVWQLEQRVALHLTILDTALKIISESDA; encoded by the coding sequence TTGCGCAATTACACTGAAGCTACTGAACGGCTAAAAAACTTAGATGTACGAATAGAACAACTCGGCACCGCCCACAATTACCCGATACATCAAATTCATTTAGCGTCATCCGCACATACGCCCCAACGAGTTCTTATCACGGGTGGTATGCACGGCGACGAACCCGCTGGCGTTGAGGCAGTTTTACAGTTCCTTGAACGGGACAATACCTCACGCCTAAATAAATTCTCATTCCTAATCATTCCGTGTATAAACCCCTACGGTTACGTTCATAACACACGCGAAACCCGTGATGGCATAGACATCAACCGCGCTTTTGAAACGGAGGATGTTGCCGAAGTCGCTATCGTCAAAAAAGCCCTCGGTAAGACTCAATTCTCACTTACGATAGATTTCCATGAAGACTACGATGCAACCGGATTTTACCTCTATGAAGGCAAACGGAACGAGAAATACATCGGTCCTCAACTCGCTGTCGCCGCCAAGGCGATTGGTTCAATAGATCCCAATGATCCGGGCGAAGATGCTCCCGATCTCGCGGAGGGTGTCTACAAAGTCGCTAATTCTTGGGGAACGCAAGGCTTGGCACCTTACCTATTGCATTTTCATAGTGAACATGTTATCATCTCTGAGACACCAACGGTCTGGCAACTTGAACAACGGGTAGCACTCCATCTGACGATACTGGATACCGCGCTCAAAATCATATCAGAAAGTGACGCTTAG
- a CDS encoding tetratricopeptide repeat protein, with translation MPTEAELYDAALTHFAENDLEAAVNGFKELIETYPDYIEGFLGLGHAYERMSLYDEAIEAIQKAIEINPKDPLVYTSLSMCYQRKGMIQEAEDAMAKSQELQMEVSRSST, from the coding sequence ATGCCGACCGAAGCGGAACTTTACGATGCCGCACTCACCCATTTTGCTGAAAACGACCTCGAAGCGGCTGTTAATGGTTTTAAAGAATTGATTGAAACTTACCCAGACTATATCGAAGGATTCCTTGGGCTCGGACACGCCTATGAACGGATGAGTCTATACGATGAAGCCATTGAGGCTATCCAGAAGGCGATAGAAATCAACCCGAAGGATCCACTTGTATATACCAGTCTGTCCATGTGTTACCAACGAAAAGGGATGATCCAAGAGGCAGAAGACGCGATGGCAAAGTCGCAGGAACTGCAGATGGAGGTGTCCCGTTCATCCACATGA
- a CDS encoding DUF1553 domain-containing protein: MRRTLRNTARDQSFSRFIGRVAVFAVAFLFVIPFTTHANTTDKANPIPTIALSGTGEDDESEPAVKFLKDVAPILDKYGCSAGMCHGKFGGQGGLNLSLLTLNPESDYEPIVHHSRGRRINLLEPDQSLFFLKPTGQIAHEGGGRFNPSSDEALMILRWIEAGAPFSDDEPRLRKLEVQPSSVVLADVGETAQLKVLAYFSDGSVEDVTEKAVYESKDAPVADVSPTGEVTSVRWGGTAVIARFLGVVTASFVTIPRAEPVVSVSQNEGFTPNNFIDELVFAKLKKLNVRPSALTSDETFMRRVYLDTIGQLPTPDEVKAFLADTHPDKRSYLIDTLLDKQEWIDLRTLKLADMLRIHPRSLGNGAFGERAATLFHEWIREVVAENRPYDAVVQELITARGSTYQHGPTNYYRIEQQPAGRAETTAQVFLGIRLSCARCHKHPFDQWTTDDYWNFAAFTGKVGVRGGELYNEQVIYHNPTGRVINQSVQGNRGEVALPTFLGGESLAPNYQGDVLQVLVDWMTSSTNPYFAKATVNRIWSQYFGRGIVDPVDDMRATTPPSVEGLLEALADDFVKSGFDTKHIIRRILNSRTYQLSAAPNETNQLDDRFFSRFYPRPMVAQVLLDVLNDVTGTREKYGRYPIGTRSVELPLPVSSRFLSLYGRSSREFLGDLDPKLEPTLAQALHMINSNYIHKKLKSPSGSLSHLLQTKPDDQALITELYLSTLNRFPTDTELETAKAYISESPERRSGSEDLLWALISSRAFLFIQ, from the coding sequence ATGAGACGCACATTGAGGAACACAGCGCGTGATCAATCCTTCTCGCGCTTCATCGGTCGGGTTGCTGTATTCGCTGTCGCGTTTCTGTTTGTAATACCATTCACGACGCATGCAAACACGACTGACAAGGCAAATCCCATACCTACAATCGCACTCTCTGGAACTGGTGAAGACGACGAATCAGAACCTGCTGTTAAGTTTTTAAAAGATGTCGCACCCATCCTCGATAAGTATGGATGTTCAGCCGGTATGTGTCACGGAAAATTTGGTGGACAGGGCGGGTTAAATCTCTCTCTGTTGACCTTAAATCCAGAATCGGATTATGAACCGATTGTCCACCACAGTCGCGGCAGACGTATCAACCTACTTGAACCAGATCAGAGTCTCTTTTTTCTCAAACCCACCGGACAGATAGCACATGAGGGCGGCGGACGGTTTAATCCGAGTTCAGATGAGGCGTTAATGATTCTCCGTTGGATTGAAGCCGGGGCTCCCTTTTCTGACGACGAACCGCGCCTCAGGAAACTCGAAGTCCAGCCGAGTTCTGTCGTTCTCGCTGATGTTGGAGAAACAGCACAACTGAAGGTCCTCGCCTATTTTTCTGACGGATCCGTTGAGGACGTAACCGAAAAAGCCGTCTATGAATCCAAGGACGCACCTGTCGCTGATGTATCACCTACTGGCGAAGTGACGAGTGTTCGCTGGGGAGGAACCGCTGTTATTGCGCGATTTTTAGGTGTTGTCACTGCATCGTTTGTAACAATTCCGCGCGCGGAACCTGTGGTTTCCGTGTCACAGAACGAGGGATTTACGCCCAACAACTTTATTGATGAATTGGTCTTTGCGAAACTTAAGAAATTGAACGTCCGTCCCTCTGCATTGACATCGGATGAAACGTTTATGCGTCGAGTCTATTTGGACACTATCGGTCAGCTTCCAACACCCGATGAGGTGAAAGCATTCCTCGCAGATACGCATCCGGACAAACGCTCGTACCTCATTGATACGCTTCTTGACAAACAGGAATGGATAGACCTGCGAACGTTGAAATTAGCCGATATGTTGCGCATCCATCCCCGTAGTTTAGGGAACGGGGCATTTGGTGAGCGGGCTGCAACGCTTTTTCACGAATGGATACGTGAGGTTGTTGCTGAAAACAGACCTTACGATGCAGTCGTCCAAGAGCTTATCACCGCACGAGGAAGCACCTATCAACACGGTCCTACAAACTACTACCGTATTGAGCAACAACCAGCAGGTAGAGCCGAAACGACAGCACAGGTGTTTCTCGGTATCCGTTTGAGTTGTGCGAGATGCCATAAGCATCCATTTGACCAGTGGACAACCGACGACTATTGGAATTTTGCCGCTTTCACTGGAAAAGTGGGTGTCCGCGGTGGTGAACTCTACAACGAACAGGTTATCTACCACAATCCAACAGGACGCGTTATTAATCAATCCGTGCAAGGTAACCGCGGCGAAGTGGCATTACCGACTTTCCTTGGCGGTGAGTCCCTCGCTCCGAATTATCAGGGCGATGTGCTACAAGTCCTGGTAGATTGGATGACCTCCTCAACAAATCCATACTTCGCGAAGGCGACTGTGAATCGTATCTGGAGCCAATATTTCGGAAGAGGGATCGTCGATCCGGTTGACGATATGCGTGCGACGACCCCACCAAGCGTCGAAGGACTTTTAGAGGCGTTAGCGGACGATTTTGTGAAAAGCGGGTTTGATACGAAACACATCATCCGGCGGATTCTCAATTCACGCACATATCAACTCTCCGCAGCGCCGAACGAAACGAATCAGTTGGACGACCGGTTTTTCTCGCGCTTCTATCCCCGACCGATGGTGGCGCAGGTGTTGTTAGATGTTTTAAACGATGTTACCGGCACCAGAGAAAAGTATGGGCGTTATCCAATCGGGACGCGATCTGTGGAATTGCCGCTGCCGGTGAGTTCGCGCTTCTTATCGCTCTATGGACGTTCTTCTCGTGAATTCCTCGGCGATCTGGACCCGAAGTTGGAACCAACACTCGCCCAAGCACTCCACATGATTAACTCCAATTACATCCATAAAAAATTGAAGAGTCCGAGTGGATCGCTTAGCCATCTGCTCCAGACGAAACCTGACGATCAAGCACTTATTACCGAGTTGTACCTCAGCACGTTAAATCGGTTCCCGACGGATACGGAACTTGAAACGGCTAAAGCATACATCTCAGAGAGTCCCGAGCGTCGTTCAGGATCTGAGGATCTCTTATGGGCACTCATCTCATCGCGAGCATTTCTCTTTATTCAGTAG
- the lon gene encoding endopeptidase La, producing the protein METREKEEKNTDENTTEEEELVQELPLLPLDDLVVFPYMPPVPPFPPHHVALTGKMATTAVECAMENERMLCIFHPKKALSKEDIKDLKKSNLSPIGSLIHILRYKTDDEDVLFLAVGRERVQIEEILHTEPFVKVRVNVISGDNKDTVGNPEGDLEVEALVRSNDEMFQRIVQMSSRYQEEYGSLTKTMIDEPGRLADYIAAMLDLKPHDKQRVLEAVSVHERLNTLAVILAKELDLHELESKIQNNAQAVINKGQREYYLREQLKAIQTELGESDDLGLEIDEMREQLSETEMPDKAKQAAAKELKRLSKMQSFSPESTVSRNYLDWLLNLPWCVSTEDALDLTAAQEILNEDHYDLEKVKERILEYLAVRMLKTDMKGPIFCFVGPPGVGKTSLGRSIARSMNRKFVRMSLGGMHDEAEIRGHRRTYIGSMPGRIVKGLRQAESNNPVFMLDEIDKLGSDFRGDPASALLEVLDPEQNHSFTDNYLDVPFDLSKVMFVTTANQLHTIPPPLRDRMETIELPGYTANEKQIIAKQYLIPRQLKENGLNDELINIKDKAIDKVISEYTREAGVRNLERELGTVCRKVARSVAEGNTEQTTITTKDIQGYLGPAKFDSEIASRKADVGVATGLSVTPAGGEILFIEVAATKKVNAQTQVRITGQIGEVMQESAQAALSYVKSQSDALKFDPSALENDIHIHVPAGAIPKDGPSAGITIATALASIATQQQINPEIAMTGELTLRGRVLPIGGVKEKILAAKQAGIKKVIMPEGNKKHFIEVPEDIQSGVEFLFVEHVTEVFTEVFS; encoded by the coding sequence ATGGAAACCAGAGAGAAAGAAGAAAAAAACACAGACGAAAATACCACCGAAGAAGAAGAACTTGTCCAGGAACTCCCACTCCTTCCCTTAGATGACCTCGTTGTCTTTCCGTATATGCCGCCGGTGCCACCATTCCCTCCACACCACGTTGCACTCACTGGAAAAATGGCAACGACGGCTGTTGAATGTGCCATGGAAAATGAGAGAATGCTTTGCATTTTTCACCCGAAAAAGGCTCTCTCTAAAGAGGACATCAAGGATCTTAAAAAGAGCAACCTCAGTCCAATCGGGAGTTTAATACACATCCTCCGATACAAAACTGACGATGAAGACGTGTTGTTTCTCGCTGTTGGACGTGAACGCGTCCAAATCGAGGAGATTTTGCACACCGAACCCTTCGTCAAGGTTCGGGTTAATGTCATCAGCGGTGATAATAAAGATACTGTTGGTAACCCAGAGGGGGATCTGGAGGTGGAGGCACTCGTCCGCAGCAACGATGAAATGTTCCAACGCATCGTTCAGATGTCATCGCGCTATCAAGAGGAATACGGCAGCCTAACCAAAACAATGATTGATGAACCGGGTCGCCTTGCTGACTATATCGCTGCCATGCTGGATTTAAAGCCACACGATAAGCAACGCGTTTTGGAGGCGGTATCTGTCCATGAACGTTTGAATACGCTCGCTGTTATACTCGCTAAAGAACTCGATCTCCATGAATTGGAAAGCAAAATCCAAAATAACGCGCAAGCCGTCATCAATAAAGGGCAGCGTGAATATTATCTCAGAGAACAACTTAAAGCCATTCAGACAGAACTTGGTGAATCGGATGACCTCGGACTTGAAATTGATGAAATGCGGGAGCAGTTGAGCGAAACTGAAATGCCCGATAAAGCAAAACAAGCAGCGGCAAAAGAATTGAAAAGGCTCTCTAAAATGCAGTCTTTCTCGCCTGAATCCACCGTTTCTCGAAACTATTTGGACTGGCTGTTAAATCTTCCTTGGTGTGTCAGCACAGAAGACGCTTTAGACCTCACAGCGGCACAAGAAATCCTTAATGAGGATCACTACGATTTAGAAAAGGTCAAAGAGCGAATTTTGGAGTATCTAGCTGTCCGCATGCTCAAAACCGATATGAAGGGACCTATCTTTTGTTTCGTTGGACCACCGGGCGTCGGAAAAACCTCTCTCGGTAGGTCTATCGCTCGCTCAATGAACCGAAAATTTGTGCGTATGTCGTTAGGGGGTATGCACGACGAAGCCGAAATCCGTGGGCATCGACGGACTTACATCGGTTCAATGCCGGGACGCATCGTCAAAGGACTCCGACAAGCTGAGTCGAACAATCCTGTCTTTATGCTTGATGAGATTGACAAACTTGGATCTGATTTTCGAGGTGACCCGGCTTCCGCACTTCTGGAAGTCCTTGATCCGGAACAGAATCATTCATTTACGGACAACTACCTTGACGTCCCGTTTGACCTTTCAAAAGTGATGTTTGTCACAACAGCAAACCAACTTCACACGATTCCGCCACCGTTACGGGATCGGATGGAGACCATAGAACTCCCCGGCTATACCGCCAACGAAAAGCAAATTATCGCCAAGCAGTATCTGATACCGCGTCAATTGAAAGAGAACGGATTGAATGATGAATTGATTAACATTAAGGATAAAGCGATTGACAAAGTCATCAGCGAATATACTCGCGAGGCGGGTGTACGAAATTTAGAGCGCGAACTCGGGACCGTTTGCCGAAAAGTCGCACGTAGTGTTGCCGAAGGGAATACCGAGCAGACAACCATCACAACAAAAGACATCCAAGGTTATTTGGGACCAGCGAAGTTTGATTCTGAAATAGCGAGTCGTAAAGCTGATGTTGGTGTTGCGACAGGACTTTCTGTCACACCTGCTGGTGGTGAGATCCTCTTCATTGAGGTCGCTGCTACCAAGAAGGTAAATGCTCAGACGCAAGTCCGTATTACCGGTCAGATTGGCGAGGTCATGCAGGAATCCGCACAGGCTGCCCTCAGTTATGTGAAATCTCAGTCTGATGCGCTTAAGTTTGATCCGAGTGCATTAGAAAACGACATTCACATTCATGTGCCAGCAGGAGCAATCCCTAAAGACGGTCCCTCGGCTGGTATTACAATTGCGACAGCGCTTGCTTCAATTGCTACGCAGCAACAAATCAATCCTGAAATCGCCATGACAGGTGAGCTGACTCTCAGAGGGAGGGTGTTACCCATTGGCGGTGTGAAGGAAAAAATACTCGCAGCGAAGCAGGCAGGTATCAAAAAGGTCATCATGCCAGAAGGCAACAAAAAACACTTCATTGAAGTTCCCGAAGACATTCAATCTGGTGTTGAGTTTCTATTTGTAGAACATGTAACCGAAGTTTTCACGGAGGTCTTCTCATGA
- a CDS encoding CapA family protein, whose protein sequence is MGPQKMTKVKQIVIAISGPRSAISKRLTGKSGRKEGKHGRREAWSSQSSSVPIFYPHVFHISIQMLVASILLTIFGGITGQIAADESVSSEEISVLVVGDITIGSRMTPLIESKGAGVFFQGTTDLIRSADVATASLNASISERGEPRYGIEHPFQAAPGLGRAIANAGFDAVSLATPHIMDFGFEALEDTITELEWYDVKPIGAGTSAETAKIPAWVPVKRGETETTQVALLAYYRVNEFSRYTKDPLAYAVYSEMTNAVEQIRTKAALVVVWLHWGSRSRSTDEAIGRQRIFAHALIDAGADMVICQQLHTFGGIELYQDKPIVYSLSDFIYDAYDKQHSHIVIPKATFDAKALKSIELIPILTDPPKTSVRPGKPKETLVLPEVANQFPSILTGEAAVDTLQHYQRRCAELKTEVFIEGERGWIQ, encoded by the coding sequence ATGGGACCTCAGAAAATGACGAAAGTTAAACAGATTGTTATAGCCATCAGCGGCCCGCGGTCCGCTATCAGCAAAAGACTGACAGGGAAGAGCGGAAGAAAAGAAGGGAAGCATGGAAGAAGGGAAGCATGGAGCTCCCAATCTTCCAGTGTTCCAATCTTCTATCCCCATGTCTTCCATATTTCCATCCAAATGCTGGTGGCTTCCATTCTTCTGACAATCTTCGGTGGAATTACCGGGCAAATCGCCGCGGATGAATCAGTTTCCTCAGAGGAGATTTCAGTTCTTGTCGTTGGTGATATTACTATTGGTAGCCGGATGACCCCGTTGATTGAAAGCAAAGGGGCTGGTGTATTTTTTCAGGGAACCACTGATTTGATTCGATCTGCGGATGTCGCGACCGCCTCCCTGAACGCGAGCATATCGGAAAGAGGCGAACCGCGGTACGGGATTGAACACCCTTTTCAGGCGGCACCGGGACTCGGTAGAGCCATTGCGAATGCAGGATTTGATGCTGTCTCTTTAGCCACCCCACATATAATGGACTTCGGCTTTGAGGCGTTGGAAGATACGATCACAGAACTGGAATGGTATGACGTGAAACCAATCGGTGCTGGGACGAGTGCGGAAACAGCGAAAATACCGGCATGGGTACCCGTCAAGCGCGGCGAAACCGAGACTACACAGGTTGCGTTGTTAGCGTATTACCGAGTGAACGAATTCTCACGTTACACCAAGGACCCGCTTGCCTATGCCGTTTACAGTGAAATGACAAATGCCGTCGAACAAATACGGACGAAAGCAGCACTCGTGGTTGTCTGGCTACACTGGGGAAGCAGAAGCCGCTCTACAGATGAGGCAATTGGCAGACAGCGAATTTTTGCCCATGCCCTCATTGACGCAGGGGCGGACATGGTGATATGTCAGCAACTTCATACGTTTGGTGGTATTGAGTTGTACCAGGACAAACCGATTGTTTACAGTCTCTCAGATTTTATCTATGATGCTTACGATAAACAGCACTCACACATAGTTATTCCAAAGGCAACGTTTGACGCTAAAGCTCTGAAGTCAATTGAGTTAATCCCGATTTTGACAGATCCGCCGAAAACCTCAGTCCGTCCTGGAAAACCCAAGGAAACCTTAGTGCTCCCTGAAGTTGCCAATCAGTTTCCGAGCATCCTAACTGGAGAGGCAGCAGTAGACACCTTACAGCATTATCAGCGACGTTGCGCAGAATTGAAAACGGAGGTGTTCATAGAAGGCGAACGCGGGTGGATTCAATAA
- a CDS encoding class II aldolase/adducin family protein: MDSTLTNPYLTNALTTPPPQSYRYARWRERGYHPDLRPISPDSECGTLIGQMGWVGAHAHAHEYLWATAGNMGAVLAETVEEPCLIPYNTSPRYQLPPQIVVKGLAGRHVLLTKSGSRLDMIGIEHPALNLTLIEVEPDGVHYRMRFGTPDQATLELNREGIAPPAPTSEMFHYLLIFEQLEGHGFNTLVHLQPKFLNLISRTEHGAPERFYNFLRGYEPETPIIYDESSGIGFVEEKAPGIPELSYESLRLFQNGGNAERHILYWVGHGTFSRGTDLLDAYKHAEYFEAAARMAWEANQQRVDAQAYTEEIVSCILREFNANREASAQRDVGFEDVDTPSQSDNVYNYP, translated from the coding sequence ATGGATTCAACTTTAACCAATCCGTATCTGACGAATGCTTTAACAACGCCGCCGCCGCAAAGTTATCGCTATGCACGCTGGCGAGAGCGGGGGTATCATCCCGACCTACGCCCAATTTCGCCGGACAGCGAATGTGGAACACTGATAGGACAGATGGGCTGGGTCGGCGCGCATGCGCACGCTCACGAATATTTGTGGGCGACTGCCGGCAACATGGGCGCAGTTTTAGCTGAAACAGTCGAAGAGCCATGCCTCATCCCTTATAACACATCGCCGCGCTACCAATTACCACCGCAGATTGTTGTTAAAGGTTTGGCCGGACGACACGTCCTGCTCACAAAGTCGGGTTCACGTTTGGATATGATTGGCATTGAACATCCTGCCCTTAATTTAACGCTCATTGAAGTTGAACCCGATGGCGTCCACTACCGAATGCGCTTCGGCACACCCGACCAAGCCACCTTAGAACTGAATCGAGAGGGTATAGCCCCGCCAGCACCGACCAGTGAAATGTTCCATTATCTCCTCATTTTTGAACAGTTAGAAGGACATGGGTTTAACACGCTTGTGCACTTGCAACCGAAGTTTTTGAATCTCATTTCTCGTACAGAACACGGTGCACCTGAGCGATTTTACAACTTTCTCAGAGGATACGAACCGGAAACACCTATTATATACGATGAATCCAGTGGTATCGGATTCGTGGAAGAGAAGGCACCCGGCATTCCAGAATTATCCTATGAGAGTCTACGACTTTTCCAAAATGGCGGGAATGCGGAGCGGCACATTCTTTATTGGGTAGGACACGGAACGTTTTCGCGCGGCACAGATCTCCTCGATGCTTACAAACACGCAGAATATTTTGAAGCGGCAGCACGAATGGCATGGGAAGCAAATCAACAACGTGTGGACGCCCAAGCCTATACTGAAGAGATAGTCAGTTGTATCTTACGCGAATTTAATGCAAATCGTGAGGCATCTGCCCAACGAGATGTTGGTTTTGAAGATGTCGATACACCGAGTCAATCTGACAACGTCTATAATTATCCGTAG
- the fumC gene encoding class II fumarate hydratase, which yields MRMETDSMGTLHVPDDRYWGAQTQRALQNFKIGEERLPRAAIWALGTIKQAVAHVNADLGLLENRLAEAISDAAQEVINGTLDDHFPLRIWQTGSGTQTNMNVNEVISNRAIEMLGGELGSKDPIHPNDHVNKSQSTNDVFPTAIHLAMVRQIREHLLPRLTRLRTAFAEKASTFAEIVKIGRTHLMDATPLTLGQEFSAYTQQLAAAEQRINASLPHLSELPIGGTAVGTGLNTHPDYTARVVAKLSKTTGYGLKRAPNAFEALACRDAVVSASGALKTLAVALFKIANDIRWLASGPRCGLGELQLPEMEPGSSIMPGKVNPTQCEAVTMVCAQVMGNDTTLAFAGANGALQLNVFMPVMAYNALQSLQLLGDACESFRENCVEGIMPKTETIERHLSESLMLVTALTPHIGYDQAAKVAQYAHEHGSTLREAAIALGALTGEAFDELVLPADMTRPNL from the coding sequence ATGCGAATGGAAACAGATAGTATGGGGACACTTCACGTCCCAGATGACCGATATTGGGGGGCACAAACACAACGTGCGCTCCAAAATTTTAAGATCGGTGAAGAACGCTTGCCACGTGCCGCAATATGGGCACTCGGCACTATTAAACAGGCGGTCGCGCACGTCAACGCAGACCTCGGTTTGCTCGAAAACCGGCTTGCTGAAGCCATCAGCGACGCAGCACAAGAAGTTATCAATGGAACATTAGACGATCACTTCCCACTCCGCATCTGGCAGACGGGTAGTGGCACTCAAACAAACATGAATGTCAATGAAGTCATCTCAAATCGGGCAATTGAGATGCTGGGCGGCGAGTTAGGAAGTAAAGACCCTATCCATCCGAACGACCACGTCAACAAGTCCCAATCCACAAATGATGTCTTTCCGACTGCCATCCATTTGGCAATGGTCCGGCAGATTCGAGAGCATCTTTTACCGCGTCTAACGCGCCTGCGAACTGCATTCGCAGAAAAGGCATCCACATTTGCGGAGATTGTTAAGATCGGACGCACACACCTGATGGATGCGACACCTCTTACGCTCGGACAGGAATTTAGTGCTTACACACAACAACTCGCTGCCGCGGAACAACGTATCAATGCCTCGCTGCCGCATCTCTCTGAACTCCCAATTGGTGGAACAGCTGTTGGAACGGGGTTGAATACACACCCAGACTATACAGCACGGGTTGTGGCGAAGCTATCAAAAACAACAGGTTATGGACTCAAACGCGCACCGAATGCATTTGAGGCACTCGCGTGTCGAGATGCCGTTGTGAGTGCAAGCGGTGCCTTGAAAACACTGGCGGTAGCCCTGTTTAAGATCGCAAACGACATCCGATGGCTCGCTTCGGGACCACGCTGTGGACTCGGTGAATTGCAGTTGCCTGAGATGGAACCCGGAAGCTCAATTATGCCCGGAAAAGTGAATCCAACGCAATGTGAAGCCGTCACGATGGTGTGTGCACAGGTAATGGGAAATGATACAACCTTGGCATTCGCGGGAGCAAATGGGGCATTGCAACTGAATGTATTTATGCCTGTGATGGCATATAACGCTTTACAATCTCTACAACTGCTCGGCGATGCGTGTGAGTCATTCCGCGAGAATTGTGTCGAAGGTATCATGCCGAAGACTGAAACGATAGAGCGGCACTTGTCGGAATCGTTAATGCTTGTGACGGCATTGACCCCGCATATTGGATATGATCAAGCGGCAAAAGTTGCGCAATACGCACATGAGCACGGGAGTACACTGCGCGAGGCGGCTATTGCGCTTGGAGCACTGACAGGTGAGGCGTTTGATGAACTCGTTTTGCCAGCGGATATGACACGACCGAATTTGTAG